Part of the Ziziphus jujuba cultivar Dongzao chromosome 8, ASM3175591v1 genome is shown below.
TGGATGGAACTTGACAAAAGAATCTAGAAAGTATaattttgagttaaaaaaaaaaaaaatagaacattcCTGATTACTTTACCCAATTAAATgtgattataaataaaaaaacgtgAGTTGCAATGGGAATGGAAAACACTTACTCCCTAAGCAAGAGTGAGTGGAAAACAGAACCAGATCTCTGTTTTGGCAATTTGTAAACATAATCCGAACTAGAGTTGTATTGAAATTAGAAAACCATCAAAATATTGGAAACAAAAGCAAATTTTACAACCTTTCTAAAGAAACAGAAGAAGAATTATGGACTCAGAAAGTCGGTCAGAAGTACCGTTCCTCAATGATCATAATGACGTTTTACCCAACTTTGAATGTCGAATTTCCTGTTCGTATAGAATCCGAGAAACCAAACTTCGTacactttttaattaatttatttgggttTGTAGGAGATAACAAAACTCGAACTAAAGACTTTCGGCTACAAATATCTCTCTTTAAGGTTTTTCGTCTTTTTCACTCAAATTGTACTAAAGAAAAAATGGTTACTTAGAGGGTACGATTTTTACACTAGGTGTCACATACAGCGTGTGATGTAatgtaattttcctttttctttttccctcgtTGCCTATTGAGTATTTTCTCTGTACAACCTTGGCAGGTGACACGCACAGACCGGTCATCAGGCATCACATCAAAACAAGCTTTGgtagattttttaatttttgtatattcacatatatattatattatattgtttttatctGTAAGCAAAGATAAAACGTAtagtaaaagtaaaaaatacaaatgtcTTAATATGCAAAAACAgctttattacaaaaaaaaaaaaaaaaaaaaaatctgcagTTGAAGTAGCTTTCCTTCTAAGTTGGGATATTCATGGCTGGTCAGCCAATGAATCGCCGGAAAGAAGTAGGTTGTAGCAGCAATACCATGCAGGAGTCAGGTTCTCTATCTCATTTCTTCAAGATTATATGTTCTGCCACCCTTGAAGACCAAAAACTGGTAaagttgttcttttttctttttcgtttctttgttgacccaaaaaaaaaaaaaaaaaaaaaattgtatgtttGGTTTATAAGAAACCCAGTTGAAGCAAAATATACACTAAATTTCATGTTCCTTTTTGAGCATGAAGTCTTCAGAGAAAATGTTAAGTCTTATTTGGTTCTGGCTGTTTGTTGTGTGCACGGGACCAAACTGCTTATACTTCATAGTCTCTGTGTTTTTTAGTCCAAGGTGTCCATGTCGAACATTCACAAATATGCTGTTTCTGTCTGTGTGTTCAAGTTATATTTTCCTACAGCAAAaaagtttttaacttttttctttccctctttAGTAgctattttaatttcttgaaaaatcacaaaattgtgactttttatttatttttattttttatttagttactACCAAAGTTTGAACTTTTTTGTGAGACTCAGGAATTTGCAACGTGACAATCAAGATTTCATTTGCCATGCTAAACCAAACGTTTGAATTAAGTTTTGGGTTTAGTTCTTGTTATTGCAATAAGATTAATATGTCAATTAACTGAACTTAGGAAACTAGTTTGAAACCTCAGTTTAATAGAGGCTTTGAGCAAATCTGTAATGCTGCATTACATTTTACATTGGAAATTTGAAGCTAAGGGATAGTCTATAAGTCTGGTTTTGCAGAAAATCCCAGCAAAGTTTGTGAAGAAATTTGGCGATGAATTGTCTGAATTTACTACCATCACTGTTCCCAATGGTCGCACTTGGCAACTGGGTTTGAACAAAGCTGAGAGAAAAATTTCGATTGTTGATGGTTGGCAAGAATTTGTGAAATATCATTCTATAGATTCTGgctactttttattatttaggtACCAAGGATTTTCGAAATTCAATGTCTTCATATTTGATAAGACTGCTACTGAGATTGATTACCCATGCAATGGTATAAGCAATGCCAAGCAATGTTCAGAAGATGTTGAGGAAGAAGTTACAGATGATGAAACTTCAGAGCAATATGCAGATCAACCAGCTGGTagtagaaaaaggaagaagCTTGACAGAAGTGCCACTACTCTGAAGTGCAAAGGAACTAAAAGGAGCGAAAATTGTGAATTTGAAGAGCAGGCAGATCGAGTAGGATTAGGTTATGCAAATAGATCCATGAGAGGCAAAGTGAAGATTGAAAACAGAACTCATCGCTCACACGATTTGTCAGCGAaacatgaagatgaagatgaactaaTGTTCATTACCAAATCTTTATATGGTTCTAAAAGAAAGCCTTTGATGTCCAGGGAAACTGAGAGGGCATTCCATGCTGCCAAAACTTGCGAGCGTACACATCCTTGTTTCTTGGTTATCTTGAGCAAAGCTAATATAGAGAGAAGTTATGCAGTGAGTTCAAGCCTATTCATATATAACAATCTTAATGTTTTTGTTCCATTACAAATAACATATGAGTTGTAATTTTATGCAACTTCGTGCAGGATGTGCCTAGTGAATTTGTGGTGAAATACATGCAGAGTTGTTCTGATTTCATACAAGTTGAGGCACTTAATGGAAAGCAGTGGCAAATGAGATGCACATTCAGATACAGTATAAACTCGGCTAAGAGAATGAACCATGGATGGTCTGCATTTAAGAATGACAACAATTTGAAAGAAGGTGATGTGTGTGTCTTTGAGCTTATCAAGCAAAATGGTGTTTTGCTGAGGGCTTCAGTATACCATGCTGCTGAATATGCAGACCCAGTAAAGAAACGCTTGAAGAAGCAAGTTTAAACTTGTTGTATTGTAAGCTTTTGAAACTTGAAGTTGGAGATGTTCTATATGTGCAAAGGATTAACAACAAACAAAGCCAGATAGGCTTACTATCTTTTTGGGTATCTTTGTTCACTTATATGGCCAACCTAAAGGGATCTTGGATACTCTAAGAAAGTCGTTAATCTTGATTTTTGGGTATCTTTGTTCACTTATATGGCCAACCTAAAGGGATCTTGGCATACACTAAGATAGTCGTTAATCTTGATGGGTTTAGGTTTTGATCTGAAAATTTGATTGTTTATACATGCAAATATAATTATTGCATATATGCTTTTAAGGACTTCCAGTTCATGGAAAGCAGAACAATGGCTTGTAATTGGGAAACTCTGTTTTGAGAAAAGGGCTTTTGATAGCCCACTTACTGTTCTCAAAAGATGACGGAGCCCAGTCAAACAGAAATAGATGATCGGTCCAGTTTGATACGCATTAATTCCGGTATAAGAATATATGTCGtatattcttttctttataACGTTTGAACAGAATTTGTTAACAAAGAGATATATATTAACACACAtcatctttttcaaaaaaaattaaaaaatcaaaatcaaaaaatgCAGACATGTCATGATATTTATTAATCTTTTCTTGaaatttataatcttttttgaaattgaaagttttgaaatatatatatatatatatatatatatattgttttcagcgtttaaatgtttaatttaaaaaaaaatggaaagtaaGAAATTCAGACATGTCACGGTATTTTATAAATCTTGTTTTTGAgatttataatcttttttttttttaaattatatgtttGATCTAATTTGGGTATATGAagattgtaaaaaaataatgggATCGCaggaaaataatattatgaGAGGTAGTATTAATAAAAGGGTATTGTAAATTAAGGAGCTGGTTAagtttcttgtgttcggaaggAAACTGGATAAGGTGGACCAATTTTGGAGAGTTTGATAACAATATCAATTTCTAGAATTATTATTGAGTTAcatgaaaatcaatattatgAGTGTTAAACTCTTATTATTTGGCTAAGATCATAggacaaataaatcaaataatttggtTGAAAGCCTAACTGGTGAACAATGCTTTAGGTTGCTGATTTTTAGGTGTGGTCTGAGGTCGTCCTTAGGACTGGCTGTAATTGATTTACGTGGCTCTGGaagaaataaaactttaatcAAATGCGTGACAGTCTAGGAGTTTCTTCgtttaaaggtttttttttttttctggtcacAGTGTACGACGTCTACATTtgattaaaatctgaatttttgttcttgttttttataGTTGCCCATTGGTTATTTTGTAGTTTTATCTTTCTTATATGTCTCATTGAAATTTGAAACACGTTTACAGAGTCACTCGTGCTGTACAACCCTGGCAAGTGACACTGACACAGACTGGCCATCATATCCAAACAGGCTTTGctacatttattttatatatttatatttttttgtttttatctcgAGCAAAGggtaaaaaatagttttatttatttacttatttatttttctctgatGAAAATCAGGGTTAaagttacattttttttctttttcttttttttttttttgggctgaaacAGGGTAAAAGTTACAtggttaagaaaaaagaaacaaatgtaTTGATGTCCAAATCAACTTTAAATCAAGCCATagaagaagggaaaagaaaaagaaaaagggccaaaaaaaaaaatctccagcTGAAGTAGCTTTTCCTCGAAGTTGGGGTTATTCATGGCTGCTAAGCCATGGGATCGCCGGGAAAATGTAGCTGGTAGCGGCTATACTAAGCAGAGATCAGGTCCTCCATCTCATTTCTTCAAGATTATATATCCCTCCATCCTTGCAGACCAAAAACTGGTAAAGtttgctctttttctttttcatttctttgttgaccaaaataaaataaaataaaatttcctatTTTGGTTTATGCGAAAAACACAGTTGAAGCTGGTTACAAACTaactttttgttccttttttgaGCATGAAGTCTCTAGAGAAAATGTTACTGGCATTTTGGTTTTTGGCTTTTTGTTGTATGCACGTTGAATACACTGCTTACTTCATAATGTCTCTGTTTTTCGTAGTCCAAGGTATCCATGAAAGATTCGCAAATATGCTGTTTCTGTCAGTATGTTCAAGTTATCTTTTCCCAGAGTGAAAaaagtttttaactttttttacttttcctctTTATTAGCTACGTTTGTTTATTGTGTAATCACAAAATTTGTGACTtcttttgtttcaaaatttctatttatttcgtCACTAACACAGTTTGGACTTTTAGTGAGACTTGGAAATTTGCTACGGCCAATTGAGATTTCATTTGCCATGTTAAACCAAACGTGTGAGttaaattttgggttttgttccGGTTATTGCAATATGATTAATATCTCAATCAACAAAATTTAAGAAACAACTTTGAAACCTCAGTTCAACGGAGGCTAGCAAATCTGTACATTATTGCAATTTGTCATTGGAAATTTGGAACTATGGAAGTATATAAGTCTGGTTTTGCCAGGAAATCCCATCAAAGTTTGTAAAGAAATTTGGCGATGAATTGTCTGAAGTTGCTACCGTCACGGTTTCCAATGGTCGCACTTGGCAACTGGGTTTGAAGAAAGCTGAGAGGGCAATTTTGTTTGTTGATGGTTGGCAAGAATTTGTGGAATACCACTCCATAGATTCTGgctactttttattatttggaTACCAAGGGTTTTCGAAATTCAATGTCTGCATATTTGATAAGACTGCTACTGAGATTGATTACCCATGCCATGGCAGAAGCAGTAACAAGCAATATTCAGAAAATGTTGAGCAGGTAGTTGCagatgatgatcatgatgaaATCTCAGAGCAATATACAGATCAACAAGATGGTGGTAGAAAAAGGAAGAAGCTTGACAAAAGAGTTACTTCTCTGAAGTGCAAAGCAGCTAAAAGGAGCAAAAATTGTGAACTTGAAGGGCAGGCAGAACAAGTAGGATTAGGTGATGCAAATAGAACCACGAGAGGCAAAATGAAGATTGAAAACGGAACTCATTGCTCACACGATTTGTCAGCAAATGACGAAGATGAAGAGGAACTCATGATCATTAGCAAATCTTTCTATCGTTGTAGAAGAAAGCCTGTGATGTCCAAGGAAACTGAGAGGGCATTCCATGCTGCCAGAACTTGCAAGCACACACATCCTTGTTTCTTGGTTCTGCTGCGCAAGCGCAACGTTGCCTGCTCTTTTGTAGTGAGTTCGAGCATATTTATACATAACAATTTACCCTTTTGTGGCCTTAATGTTCTTGTTCCATTTTCTGTTACAAATAACATACGATAGCTGTAATCCTTTTGTAACTTTGTACAGGATGTGCCTGGGGAATTTGTGATGAAATACATGCGAAGTTGTTCGGAATTCATAAACATTCAGTCAATAAATGGTAAGCAATGGCAAATGAAATGCAGATTCAGAAATGGTAGGAGCTTGGTTAAGAGAATAAGCGGAGGGTGGAGTGCATTTAAGAATGAATTCAATTTGAAAGAAGGTGATATCTGTGTATTTGAGCTGATCAAGCAAAAGGGTACTCTGCTGAGGGCTTCAATATACCATGCTGCTGATTATGCAGACCCAGTAAAGAAACGGTTGAAGAAGTAAATTTAAACTTG
Proteins encoded:
- the LOC107409773 gene encoding B3 domain-containing transcription factor VRN1 gives rise to the protein MAGQPMNRRKEVGCSSNTMQESGSLSHFFKIICSATLEDQKLKIPAKFVKKFGDELSEFTTITVPNGRTWQLGLNKAERKISIVDGWQEFVKYHSIDSGYFLLFRYQGFSKFNVFIFDKTATEIDYPCNGISNAKQCSEDVEEEVTDDETSEQYADQPAGSRKRKKLDRSATTLKCKGTKRSENCEFEEQADRVGLGYANRSMRGKVKIENRTHRSHDLSAKHEDEDELMFITKSLYGSKRKPLMSRETERAFHAAKTCERTHPCFLVILSKANIERSYADVPSEFVVKYMQSCSDFIQVEALNGKQWQMRCTFRYSINSAKRMNHGWSAFKNDNNLKEGDVCVFELIKQNGVLLRASVYHAAEYADPVKKRLKKQV
- the LOC107409140 gene encoding B3 domain-containing transcription factor VRN1; amino-acid sequence: MAAKPWDRRENVAGSGYTKQRSGPPSHFFKIIYPSILADQKLEIPSKFVKKFGDELSEVATVTVSNGRTWQLGLKKAERAILFVDGWQEFVEYHSIDSGYFLLFGYQGFSKFNVCIFDKTATEIDYPCHGRSSNKQYSENVEQVVADDDHDEISEQYTDQQDGGRKRKKLDKRVTSLKCKAAKRSKNCELEGQAEQVGLGDANRTTRGKMKIENGTHCSHDLSANDEDEEELMIISKSFYRCRRKPVMSKETERAFHAARTCKHTHPCFLVLLRKRNVACSFVDVPGEFVMKYMRSCSEFINIQSINGKQWQMKCRFRNGRSLVKRISGGWSAFKNEFNLKEGDICVFELIKQKGTLLRASIYHAADYADPVKKRLKK